A stretch of Brassica napus cultivar Da-Ae chromosome C6, Da-Ae, whole genome shotgun sequence DNA encodes these proteins:
- the LOC106404011 gene encoding uncharacterized protein LOC106404011: MSSPLRVNSASSPSYVWSSISAARKLLLTGIRQKIHSGYEVKVWEDPWIPTTPARPALPIAPVMLPNMRVSDFINPVTKEWDVGLLENYVNPEDIPLIRSLAISSAHRRDTFCWNYTRNDQYTVKSGYWVAQNVLKAEEEKEVLEPITRNLARRNMRCDNYCPRCGELEESVTHAIFECPLALQVWSLSSTPSSPASAQFSGCGWVWWDSGGNIQLLGTKNFDRRESALHSEVEALRWAMENMLQHSTCQSFGTDCKELIAMIKEPHVWPSFATEL, from the exons ATGAGTTCACCACTCAGAGTAAACTCTGCTAGCAGCCCATCGTATGTGTGGTCTAGCATTTCTGCTGCGCGAAAGTTGCTTCTAACGGGAATCAGACAAAAGATACATTCAGGCTATGAAGTcaaggtgtgggaggatccATGGATTCCAACGACCCCGGCGAGACCAGCCCTCCCTATAGCGCCGGTAATGCTTCCTAATATGAGAGTTAGTGACTTCATTAATCCGGTAACGAAAGAGTGGGATGTTGGTCTTTTGGAGAATTATGTCAATCCGGAGGACATACCACTTATAAGGAGCTTGGCCATAAGTTCAGCTCATCGTCGCGATACATTTTGTTGGAATTACACAAGGAATGAccaatacacggttaaatctggatattgggtggctCAGAATGTGTTAAAGGCAGAGGAGGAGAAGGAAGTCCTAGAGCCGA taacgaggaaCTTAGCAAGACGTAATATGAGGTGTGATAActactgcccaagatgtggagagcTGGAGGAATCTGTAACCCATGCTATATTCGAGTGTCCGCTAGCTCTACAAGTCTGGTCCTTATCATCAACTCCGTCAAGCCCAG ccTCGGCTCAgtttagtggatgtggatgggtctggTGGGACAGTGGAGGAAACATTCAATTGTTGGGGACAAAAAATTTCGATCGACGAGAATCAGCTTTgcattcggaagtagaagcTCTGCGGTGGGCAATGGAGAACATGCTTCAACACTCAACTTGCCAGAGCTTTGGGACAGACTGCAAGGAGCTGATAGCAATGATAAAAGAACCTCATGTCTGGCCTAGCTTTGCGACGGAATTGTAG
- the LOC106404013 gene encoding BAG family molecular chaperone regulator 8, chloroplastic: protein MASHHHLDCDCRRLHHRESNPHIPAYYTTSSPCFCADSTPCCTQCSPPDLDHLLRLIASYLQNQQPCCETASTRFNAVKRQRFVNQQNTQREYENILRKINDLDLSLNRFSARRESYSTLKDSAARVIQTHFRSYLVRRSVSLRQLKELTRIESSFASLRSSVSGKTHFPLEAVSREATHLLLRLDFIKGSADSMIRDGKRTLCRDLVRFLHYVGDCAVRRRNVVSKYAKDVTFGAKRQDRSTEKLKKHIRRIYVSDEENIAELEEFRFVSDEIPIVSVGKSRKLGVESGRGNKVKTPVVYELASSAEDDDGVEILMMSGDNGVGISSRSRRGVVKNVSFNENGNVYKVYGDTPEASGGDDGSTSGSNNESGGDGYTEVENIKYMPKEHDRFEEEGEESLSENEEESSSQGSKGEVQVSGNVSHKFHLGKGSLMISPPLPLKMEP from the coding sequence aTGGCGTCTCATCACCACCTCGACTGTGACTGCCGCCGTCTTCACCACCGTGAGAGCAATCCTCACATACCCGCTTACTATACCACGTCATCACCATGTTTCTGTGCAGATTCTACTCCTTGCTGTACACAATGCTCGCCGCCTGATCTagatcatcttcttcgtctcaTCGCTTCCTATCTCCAAAACCAACAACCTTGCTGCGAAACTGCGTCTACGAGATTCAACGCCGTTAAACGACAACGTTTCGTTAACCAACAGAACACTCAACGAGAATACGAGAATATTCTCCGGAAGATCAACGATCTCGATTTGTCGCTCAACCGATTCTCCGCTCGTCGCGAATCTTACTCTACACTGAAGGACTCGGCGGCGCGTGTGATTCAGACCCATTTCCGGTCTTACCTGGTTCGCAGATCCGTTTCACTCAGGCAACTCAAGGAGCTCACAAGGATCGAATCAAGCTTCGCATCTCTCAGATCTTCGGTTTCTGGTAAAACCCATTTCCCTCTCGAAGCTGTCTCTCGAGAAGCTACTCATTTGCTTCTGCGATTAGATTTTATTAAGGGTAGTGCTGATTCTATGATACGCGATGGGAAACGAACATTGTGTAGAGATTTGGTGAGGTTCTTGCATTACGTTGGTGATTGTGCTGTGAGAAGACGTAATGTTGTATCTAAATATGCGAAAGATGTGACCTTTGGGGCTAAACGTCAAGATAGATCCACTGAGAAGTTAAAGAAACATATAAGAAGGATCTATGTGAGTGACGAGGAGAACATTGCTGAGCTTGAAGAGTTTCGATTCGTAAGCGACGAGATCCCAATTGTTTCTGTTGGAAAAAGCAGAAAGCTTGGTGTTGAATCGGGTAGGGGCAACAAAGTTAAGACGCCGGTGGTTTACGAGCTGGCTTCGAGTGCAGAGGATGATGATGGAGTGGAAATCTTGATGATGTCTGGTGATAATGGAGTTGGTATTAGTTCGAGAAGTAGAAGAGGAGTTGTCAAAAATGTGAGCTTCAATGAGAATGGGAATGTCTATAAGGTTTATGGAGATACGCCAGAGGCAAGTGGGGGAGATGATGGTTCTACAAGTGGATCAAACAATGAAAGTGGTGGAGATGGTTACACTGAGGTAGAGAATATCAAATATATGCCCAAGGAGCATGATCGTTTcgaagaagaaggtgaagaaagTCTCTCTGAGAATGAAGAAGAGTCCTCTTCACAGGGAAGCAAAGGGGAGGTACAAGTTTCAGGAAATGTCAGTCATAAATTCCATCTTGGAAAAGGAAGTTTGATGATCTCTCCTCCGTTGCCACTAAAAATGGAACCTTGA